The genomic DNA GTTAAATGCCTGAACTCAGAAAAGATCCTCTCATCGGTCGGTGGGTGATCATCGCCACGGAGCGGGCCAAGCGCCCGGTGGATTTTCTGACACCGCACGCCGATCCCGCCTCGAAGGACGAGTGCCCCTTCTGCGAGGGCAAGGAGTCAAAAACGCCGCCCGAGATCATGGCCGTGCGCGGCAACGGCAGCGCGGCGAATCAGCCTGGGTGGAGCGTTCGGGTCGTCCCCAACATCAGGCCGGTGCTGAGGATCGAAGGCGAGCTCAACCGGCGGGGCAAGGGCATGTATGATCTGATGGACGGCATCGGCGCCCATGAGCTCATCATCGAAAGCCCGCAGCATATCGCCAATGCGGCGGATCTTCCCGCGGCCCAAGTGCATAGCTCGCTGAAGGCCGCGGCCGACCGGATGAAGGATCTGGAGCGCGATCCGCGGTTTCGGTACGTGCTCTGGTTTAAGAATTACGGCACGGTCAGCGGAGCCGGGCCCATTCAACACAGCCGATCCCAGCTCATTGCCACCCCGGTCACGCCGCTGCGAGTGAAAGAGGAGCTCGTCTGCGCGCGCCGGTATTTCGAGGATAAGGAGCGCTGCCTGATCTGCGATATCATTGCGCAGGAGCGCGAGATGCAAGCGCGCGTGGTCCTCGAGACCTCCTCCGTGATGGCGCTGTGCCCCTTCGCGTCGCGGTTCCCGTTTGAGCTGTGGATCGTGCCGAAGCGCCACGGCAGCGACTTTGTCAGGGCGACCAACGAGGAAATCACGGAGGCCTCGCAGGTGCTTCGGGAGGTGCTCATGCGGCTGAAAAGCGTGCTGGATGATCCGCCCTATAACGCCCTGCTGCACACCGCGCCCTTCCGGCATGGGCGCGGCAAGGTCGGCCACTGGAAGACCATCGAGGAAGACTATCACTGGCACATCGAGCTGATTCCTCGCCTGACGCGCGTGGCGGGCTTCGAGTGGGGCAGCGGCTTCTACATCAATCCCACGCCGCCTGAAGAGTCGGCCAAATACTTGCGGGAGGCGCATGTCTGAGCTGCGGCGGGATCCGGTGATCGGGCGGTGGAATATTGTGGAGACGGAATCGCCGTCCGGCCCGGCGGATTTTGACGTGGAGCATCAGGCCATCGGCGGAACGAAATGTCCGTTCTGCTACGGCAATGAAAGCATGACGCCTCCGGAGATCCATGTGCTTCGGCCCTCCGGCACCGCGCCGAATGCGAGCGGCTGGACGCTTCGCGTCGTCTCGAATAAGTTTCCGGCGCTCAAGATCGAGGGCGACCTGGCCCGCCGCGGGCTGGGGGTGTTCGATCTGTGCAATGGCGTGGGGGCGCATGAAGTCATTGTCGAATCCCCGGATCACCATCGGCAAATGTCGGACCTCAGCGTGCCCGAGCTGACCGAGGTGATCAAGGCGTTTAAGATCCGGTCGCTGGATCTGCGGGGGGATGCCCGGCTGAAGTACACGCTGATCTTCAAAAACTTCGGACTGGCGGCGGGGGCGTCGCTGGAGCATTCGCACTGCCAGCTCATTGCGCTGCCCATTGTGCCGAAGCGCGTGCAGGAAGAGCTGCGCGGCTGCGAGAAATATTTCGAGTTCCGCGATCGCTGCCCGTATTGCGACATGATCGCCCAGGAGCTCCAAGAGCCCGAGCGGCTGGTCTGCGAAAACCGCTCCTTCATCGCGCATTGCCCGTTCATGTCCGGGTTTCCCTTCGAAGTCTGGATTCTGCCGAAGCAGCACCGCGC from Candidatus Omnitrophota bacterium includes the following:
- the galT gene encoding galactose-1-phosphate uridylyltransferase; translation: MSELRRDPVIGRWNIVETESPSGPADFDVEHQAIGGTKCPFCYGNESMTPPEIHVLRPSGTAPNASGWTLRVVSNKFPALKIEGDLARRGLGVFDLCNGVGAHEVIVESPDHHRQMSDLSVPELTEVIKAFKIRSLDLRGDARLKYTLIFKNFGLAAGASLEHSHCQLIALPIVPKRVQEELRGCEKYFEFRDRCPYCDMIAQELQEPERLVCENRSFIAHCPFMSGFPFEVWILPKQHRADFAQITPEATSDFARILREVLLRLRVVLSDPPYNFIIHTSPIESRERDEYHWHLELIPKLVKIAGFEWGTGFYINPTPPELAAKALREATLPV
- a CDS encoding galactose-1-phosphate uridylyltransferase; protein product: MPELRKDPLIGRWVIIATERAKRPVDFLTPHADPASKDECPFCEGKESKTPPEIMAVRGNGSAANQPGWSVRVVPNIRPVLRIEGELNRRGKGMYDLMDGIGAHELIIESPQHIANAADLPAAQVHSSLKAAADRMKDLERDPRFRYVLWFKNYGTVSGAGPIQHSRSQLIATPVTPLRVKEELVCARRYFEDKERCLICDIIAQEREMQARVVLETSSVMALCPFASRFPFELWIVPKRHGSDFVRATNEEITEASQVLREVLMRLKSVLDDPPYNALLHTAPFRHGRGKVGHWKTIEEDYHWHIELIPRLTRVAGFEWGSGFYINPTPPEESAKYLREAHV